A stretch of DNA from Brevibacillus ruminantium:
CAGTGATCGCTACGATCAGGCCGATGTCCACGCGTTGGAGCGTTTCTATTGCCTTGATTTGCTCTAGACTCAGGTAAGGTTTAATGACTTCGCCTTTTGGGATTCCACATTGCTCACGGTACTTCTTTGCATCCACACCGAGCACAATACGATAAATCATGTTAATTTCATTGGAAAAGTGATAGTGCTTTGGCTCTTCGTGAGCTGCCATAATCGCATCCGTAAATGCCGGAAACTCAATCTTGGTTGCCTGCAAAGACTGGATAAAGCGCTCCATTTCATTGAACCGACGGATGTATGCTTCTTTAAAGACCGCTGCCTTCTTACCTCGATATCCCATTACCAAGAAAGTGAAACCGTCTTTGGTCATAAGGATTTCTGGCATCTTCTTGTTCTGTTCACTTCGGTAAGAGGAGACCTCAAAATTGAGGGCTCTAAATTCCTCGCTGCAATCTAGGTTTTCGATGTCTCGAAGTACGTTGTAGTGCTCTTTCTCGAACTCTACGGCAACTTGACGACTACTGCAAAACGCTTGACCGTTGCGTTCATATAGGCCGTATTCGGGATTGAGAATGAGTTTGCTCATGGTGTACCTCCTTTCACGCTGTACTTTGTTACATTGATGTTGGTTTGCTTTTTGCAATCAAGTCTTTGACTATCATTTTCGCGATCAAGTCATACGCCTCATCTGGTCTGGGATGTGGAACGGTTTTTACAGTGATTCCTAGCTTTGCCGCGGGCTCCCTAACGACTCCCAAGCCATTTCCTCCTTTCGTGCTGTTTGATCGTAGTCAGGCAGTTGTTTTACCTACTTCAACTTCATGTTTCATGAAGTTTGTGGGTAAAAAAATTTCATCTATTTTTCTACCCAATCTTTCGGCTATCGCGAACATCTCATTGGCCTTAAACTGAGATATGCCAGTTTCCTTGTTGATGTAGGTACGCACGTCAACACCAATCAGCTTCGCCATGTCCTGTTGCGTTAACCCATGATACTTCCGCCAAGCGATCAGTTTTTCTTGCTGCATATCATCACCTCCGATGACTTCATGATACATGAAGTAAAAAAGGAAGTCAACAAATATTTTCACAAAATATGAAATTAAATGTTTACGGTTTCATGAAGTTTGGTATAATATAATTGAAAGGTGGTTGGAAATTTCATGAAGGACGTTTCAAGGTATGTAGGTATGCAAATAAGGAAGTACCGCAAAATGCGGAACATGACACAAAAAGAGCTGGGCCTGAAGATCGGTGTGAAGCATAATACCATATCTTCATATGAGGCTGGGACGAATGAACCTGAACAAAATACGCTTTTCGCTATCGCCGACGCTCTCGGAGTTAGCATTAACGATTTGTTCCCAAAAATTAATGAGGAAATCAGTAACCTTATTCCTCTTCCCCGGGAAGTTAGGCCGATCCCGATTATCGGCGTTATTGCTTGCGGCGATCCGATTTTTGCGGAACAGAATGTTGAAGACTACCGGTATGAGGTTGTCGAAAACTTACCGTCCGGAAAGCTGTATTATCTATACGCAAAAGGTGACTCTATGAGCCCGACCATTCCTAGCAACTCCCTCGTCTTGATCCGTGAGCAACCGACTGTTGAGTCTGGACAAATCGCAGCAGTGCTACTTAACGGCGATACTGAAGCAACATTGAAGAGGATAAAGTGGCAAGGGGACATCATGATTTTAATGCCGGACAACCCTGCGTATGAGCCGATAGTGGCGACAAACGAGAACCAGGTACGCATAATTGGACGGGCTATCAAATATTCTGTTGACCTTTAAATATAATGAAATACTAGTGATAAGGTGAGATCAGATATGTCTTTACGCGCCGTTGCTTACCTACGTTACAGTTCAGACAATCAACGGGCTGAATCAATAGACGCACAGTTAAAAGCAATTAAGGAGTATTGCAAGCGAAAAGGGTATATCCTTGTCGGCACATACACAGACGAAGCTAAAACCGCTACGACTGACCGCCGTCCAGATTTTCAGCGTATGATGGCTGATAGTTCTATGGGCATTTTTGACGTAGTTGTGGTACACAAGCGTGATCGGTTTGCGCGTGATCGTTATGACAGTGCCTTTTACAAACGCTTGCTAAAAAAGAATAATGTCTTACTTGAAAGCGTCCTGGAACAGTTCGACAATTCTCCAGAATCAATTATTTTAGAGTCTGTTCTTGACGGTATGGCAGAATATTACAGTGCCAATCTAGCCCGTGAAGCTCGAAAAGGTATGGCCGAAAATGCTGAAAAAGGGTTGCACGCTGGCGGCCGTCCTCCATACGGATATAAGGTAAACCCCGAAACGCTGAAATATGAGATTGACGAAAAAACGTACAGGGCTGTACAGATTTACTTCGAAGGGATCGCTAGCGGTCTATCCGTACCTCAGATTGTAGAGTTACTGAATGAACAAGGATTCCGTACAAGAACAGGAAGGAAATTTACAAAGAACAGCTTTGACGGCTGGGCATCGAATCAGAAATACAAAGGCGTATATACTTGGGATGTAGCCAGCGCCAAAAATGAGGATGGCAAGCGAAATACCCATAAGAAAAAACCAGTCGAACAGCAAGTAATTATACCGGGGGCTATTCCAGCGATTGTATCCAAAGAATTATGGGAAAAGGTGAACGCCATTATGGCCGACAGAAAAAAGAAACCTGGGGCTTTCAAGTCGAAAATATTGTATCTCCTTACTGGAAAGGTTCGCTGCGGAAAATGCGGAGCAAACTACGCGGGTAATTCTTACGTTAATCACAAAGGCGGCAACCATTTAAGATACTACCGTTGCGCTGCCAAGTGCGGTAATACAGGCGTGAGGAAAGAAGACTTGGAACATATCGTTATCGAACAGCTTGTAGAAAACTGCTTTACCGATGCGGCCATGATAGAAGTTGCACGCAAAGTACAGGACCTTTATCGGGAACAAAAGGCCAGCAGTCAGCAAGATATACAGCCGATCAAACGCGAAATTGCAGAAACTGAAAAGAAGCTGAATAACTGGATTGAAGCGATCGGCGAAGGGCTGCTTGATAAAAATGTATTGGCTGAAAAGATCAAAGAAGCAAACCAGCGGAAAGTTATTCTTGAATCCGAATTACACCATATCGAAGTAATGAACAGTATCAATGACATTGACGAAAAACTGATTATCGACTTACTGGAACAGAAAAAGCACTCGCTTTTCTCCGACAGCGACGAAGAAAAAAAGCAAGTGCTCCAGGAATTCGTTCAGGAAGTAATTATACTGCCATCCAGGGATATTAACAACTTTTATGTAGAATTAACATGCAGGGTTTTTAATGGTGGAGGCGGGGGGATTCGAACCCCCGTCCGAAAACAGCGATACATAAGCATCTCCGAGCGCAGTCACTCATTTAGATTTCGGTGATGGATTCGCGGAGTGACGCGCTGACCCAGCACCTAGCCTGATTGATCTTCTTCCTTTGGCCCCAGGCGGAGACCTCCGGCGTATCCCACTAAAGTTGAGCGCTAGTCATGCCACATGGGCGATGGAATGGTAGCGCCTCACTGGTTATTAAGCAGCGAGAGAAAGTTGTTTGTTGCCAGTTAATGGCGTTTGCGTTGATGACGAGGTCCGCAACCCCCCGGCTCGCTTCTTATGCTCTACCATCCCCGTCGAATCCAGAACGCCCCCAGGATGGGAAAGATCGTGTCACCGATTAGGTAGACAACGATGTTGTCAAAAAGATTGAATGAGGTCTCATGCGAATGTGTCTGAATCTGAGGCTATATCAGATGAGACAAAAAAAGCCCAGGCGAAATCGATAATCGGTTCCACACCCAGACGTTTTGGTTCACATCACTCATTGCTTCTTTACTATAGCATATGAATCATGCAATTCTCAACGTATGTTAGTGGTAACCCTGCCAGTGTGCGCCAAAGTCCGTGAATTTCGCGAGAGACAGTACATGCATACCGCCTATTCACTCGCTCCATATTTTTCTTCAACAGCAAGACGTCCATGGCATTCCTATACTTACACCTTCTGCCGCTCCCGCAGCGCACGCTCCACTTCACGCGCAGCGTCCTTCTTCTTCAAGTCCTCGCGCTTGTCGTAGTTCTTCTTCCCTTTGACCAGCGCCAGCTCTACCTTGGCCCAGCCGCCTTTTAAGTAAATGCTGAGCGGAACCAGCGAGTAGCCGCGTTCCCGGGTGAGGCTGTTCAGTTTGAGGATTTCCAAACGACTCAACAGCAGCTTGCGCGTCCGCTCCGGCTCATGGTTGAAGCGGTTGCCTTGATCGTACGGGCTGATGTGCACATTGTACAGAAGCATCTCACCGTTTTGAATCCGGGCAAAGCTGTCCTTGAGCTGTACGCGACCGGCCCTCACCGATTTGATCTCCGTCCCCGTCAGGGCAATGCCTGCTTCGTAGACTTCCTCGATATGATAATCGTGGCGGGCTTTCCGGTTTTGCGCCAGCGTTTTGACACCTGTTTTCGGTTTTGACATGGAGATCACCTCGCTTTTGGTACCGGTTCAAATAAAGAAAATATGGTAACAGTTAGTCTAGCAAAAAATAGGTTCGGTGGCAAGAATTTTTATCTCGAATCGATCTGTAAAGCAAAGGGACGGCGGTGCACTACCGCCGTTCCCGTGATTGATCGTCATTCTTACTCCAGACTGCTGCGGGTATCGTCACTATGTCAGCTGGCAGTTGCTTGTCTTTGTCAATATGTCTGCTGGCAGTTGCTTGTCTTTCAAACAAAAGCGGCTGCTCTGCTACAAACTCCACTGTCGTCCAGTGTACCACTTTTAGACACCGCCAAATCCAGCCAACGAAGGCAACAGCCTATCCATTTACAGATCGGTCCGTCTTACCTACCGCCGCTTCCGCTTCGCCTGACCCGCTACATTCTTCCGCTTCTTTTTCTTGGAACGAACCAGGTCCTCCCAGAAAGCCTTCTCGCGTGGAGCCGCCTGCTCTGTATCCCCTAACCGGATGACATCTTCTCCGCCGGCTTTTGCACCGGTCGCTTCCGGATTTTGGTTCACTTTGTACGTCTTCGCTCCGCTCTCCTTGCGCTTCTTGCGGAAGGCTGCTGGGTGCAGCTCTCGTCTCTGCGGCTGATCCTTTTTGGCGGAGCGCTCCTGCTTGGTCCGTCTGTCCTGACGCTCTTTCCCGCGCCCTTCGATGACCTTGGGACCGCGCTCGCGGCCGCGGAAACCGCCTGACTTTTTCATCCCGACGACTTCAAAGTCGATGGCGCGCTCGTCGACGTTTACGTTGGAGACGCGCACCTGGACGACGTCACCGATGCGGAACTGCTTGCCTGTCCGCTCGCCGATCAGGGCGTATGCTTTTTCGTGGTAGTGGTAATAGTCGTCGGTCAAAAAGCTGACGTGCACCAGGCCCTCAATCGTGTTGGGCAGCTCGACGAACATCCCAAACGAGGTGACGCCGGAGATCACGCCCTCAAACTCCTCGCCGATCCGCTCCAGCATGAATTCCGCCTTTTTCAGGTCGTCTGTCTCGCGCTCTGCATCTACGGCCAGGCGCTCGCGCTGGGAAGAATGATCCGCGATGAGCGGCATTTGCTCCTGCCAATGGGCCAACCGTTTTTCCGACAACTCTCCCTCCAGCGATTCGCGGATGCGGCGATGCACGATGAGATCGGGGTAGCGCCGGATCGGGGATGTAAAATGTGTGTAGAAATCGGTCGCCAGCCCGTAGTGCCCCAGACTTTCCGCGTCATATCGCGCTTGCTTCATCGAGCGCAAGAGCACGGTGCTGATGATGATTTCTTCCGGTGTTCCTTTTACTTCCTCCAAAAGCTGCTGCAGAGCGCGGGGATGCACAGTGTTTCCCTTGCCGCGCACGCTGTAGCCAAAATTGGTGATGAACTCCATAAAAGCCAGCAGCTTTTCCTCTTTGGGATCTTCGTGAACCCGGTAAATAAAAGGCTGTTTCATCCAATGGAAATGCTCGGCCACCGTTTCGTTGGCAGCCAGCATGAATTCTTCGATAATGCTTTCCGCGATGGAGCGGTCACGGAATCCGATGTCCGTAGGTGTGCCCTCTTCGTTGACGTAAATTTTCGCTTCGCGGAAATCGAAATCGATGGCGCCCCGTTGCATCCGTTTGGCCCGACGCTTGCGAGCAAGCTTTTCCATTTGGCGGAACATCGGGACGAGCGCTTCGTATTTGGCGATCAGCTCTTCGTCGTTATCCTCCAGGATTTTGCGGATATCGGAGTAGGTCATCCGTTCATTGGTGCGGATGACGCTCAGGAAGATGTCGTAGCCGACCACATTGGCCTCTGCGTCCATTTCCATATCGCAGGAGATCGTCAGGCGGTCTACCTTGGGATTCAGGCTGCAAATCCCGTTGGACAGGCGATGCGGCAGCATCGGAATGACACGGTCGACGAGGTAGACGCTCGTCCCGCGTCGATACGCTTCCTGATCCAGCGGAGAATTTTCCCGGACGTAGTAGCTGACGTCTGCAATATGGACACCCAGTCGGTAATTTCCGTTGGGCAACACTTCGACCGAAACGGCATCATCCAGGTCCTTGGCATCTGCTCCGTCGATCGTGACCATCACGCGATCGCGCAGATCGCGTCTGCCCTTGATTTCTTCTTCGGAAATCTCATCAGGAGCTGCCTCTGCTTCTGCCAGCACATCGGCTGGGAAGGCCTCCGGCAAACCAAATTTGCGGATGATCGAGAGAATATCTACACCGGGATCATTTTTGTGGCCCAGGATCTCGGTTACTTCGCCCTCGGGATTGACGCGCCCCTCCGGATAGCGGACGATCTTGGCCACGACCTTATGACCGTCTACCGCTCCGTTGTACGCTTCTTTCGGGATAAAGATATCCTTGCCGATTCGTTTTTCATCGGGAATGACAAAGGCGTAATGCGTCTCGTCTTTAAAGGTACCGACGACCTCGGTAATTCCCCGCTCCACGACGCGAATAATTCTGCCCTCAGAGCGGTTCCCACCGCTGATTTTCTCCAGCCTCACCAGAACGGTATCGCCGTGCAAGGCGCCATTCATATCATTGGCGTGCACGTAGATGTCATCCTGTTCAGGGGCCTCCGCGATCACAAAACCAAACCCTTTGGGGTGATTTTGCAGTCTTCCGCGGATCAGGTTCATTTTTTCCGGTACGCCGTAGCGATTCGTTCTCGTCCGCACGACTTCTCCGCTATCCTCCAACTGGTTCAGCGTTTTGACCAGTTCTTTAAAAGCATCCGCATCCTCGATTCCAAATGCAGCTTCCAACTCTGCCACCGTCATGGGGTGATATGCCTGTTCCCTCATGAACGCGAGTATTTCATGTTCTTTCATACTAAGCCTCCTCTGCCGCGAATACATGTCTCGCCAGCTTCTCTTACTATGTAGTATTCGCCGCTCGCGCTCACGGCAAACCAAATAGAGAAAAAGACAGCAAGGTTACCTTGCTGTCTTACGCTAATCGAACATTACGCTCCGCTTTTTAAGAAATATCCCAACAAGATCGCAAACACCATAAACAATACGGCAAATATAACCGTCAGCCTGCCAAGCAGCGCATCAATTCCGCGGGCTTTCTGTTTCCCCATCAGTTGTTCAGCGCCGCCGCCAATTGCTCCGGAAAGACCGGCACTTTTACCAGATTGGAGCAAAACGACAATAATTAATCCGATACTCGCGATTATCAGCAAAATTTTCGCAGCCAATGCCATGTTTATTCACCTCAAGACGTATTTCCAAGGCGTAAGAAACCCATTTCATGAACACTCTATAAGATGAGTGTTTCCATGCCTCTTCTCGTTTTCCAAAAAATCATATCCCGTTTGCCGCCATCCTATGCACGAACCGAGCATAAAAAGCTACAAACCAGCATTACTACTTTACCACAATTGGACGTGATCATCAACAACCTTTCTTGTAACACACGCACAGCCTGCTCCATCCCGCTTTTCTTCTATTTAAATAGCGAGCTGACTGGGCACGTTATAAAAATGGAAAAATGTAAATGTGTACTTTCTTTGTCTGTTTTGCTGTTTCCTTGCAACTGTCCCGCTTTTACCGTAAAATTGCATGTATATTGCTATACTCGCCCTAGGGAGGTCTTTGTCAGATGGCTGGTTCTAACAAAAAGAACATGAATCAAAACGACGTAATTGATTCCGCGAAGGCCTTTTTTGCTTCGTTTGGTATCTTGTTTCTTGTTTTCCTCATCGCACTTGTAGGTTCTGCTTTCTTCCCACCGCAGCATGGAGGCCAGGCTTCTGAAGGCGGCGGACCAACCGCCAACATCGATCCTGCCAACGTGTTTGCACAAAACTGCTCTAGCTGCCACGGACAAAACCTGGAAGGGATTTCCGCACCGGCATTGGCTCAAGTTGGTAATCATCTGTCCGCTGATGAGATTGCGAAAATCATCAAAGAAGGACGCGGCGGCATGCCTCCAGGCCTCTTG
This window harbors:
- a CDS encoding YqzM family protein, with translation MAGSNKKNMNQNDVIDSAKAFFASFGILFLVFLIALVGSAFFPPQHGGQASEGGGPTANIDPANVFAQNCSSCHGQNLEGISAPALAQVGNHLSADEIAKIIKEGRGGMPPGLLKKQPEIQAVAQWLSEHK
- a CDS encoding Rha family transcriptional regulator, producing the protein MSKLILNPEYGLYERNGQAFCSSRQVAVEFEKEHYNVLRDIENLDCSEEFRALNFEVSSYRSEQNKKMPEILMTKDGFTFLVMGYRGKKAAVFKEAYIRRFNEMERFIQSLQATKIEFPAFTDAIMAAHEEPKHYHFSNEINMIYRIVLGVDAKKYREQCGIPKGEVIKPYLSLEQIKAIETLQRVDIGLIVAITDYEQRKRTLMQYYEQMKLKRIA
- the secG gene encoding preprotein translocase subunit SecG, producing the protein MALAAKILLIIASIGLIIVVLLQSGKSAGLSGAIGGGAEQLMGKQKARGIDALLGRLTVIFAVLFMVFAILLGYFLKSGA
- a CDS encoding LexA family protein gives rise to the protein MKDVSRYVGMQIRKYRKMRNMTQKELGLKIGVKHNTISSYEAGTNEPEQNTLFAIADALGVSINDLFPKINEEISNLIPLPREVRPIPIIGVIACGDPIFAEQNVEDYRYEVVENLPSGKLYYLYAKGDSMSPTIPSNSLVLIREQPTVESGQIAAVLLNGDTEATLKRIKWQGDIMILMPDNPAYEPIVATNENQVRIIGRAIKYSVDL
- the smpB gene encoding SsrA-binding protein SmpB — protein: MSKPKTGVKTLAQNRKARHDYHIEEVYEAGIALTGTEIKSVRAGRVQLKDSFARIQNGEMLLYNVHISPYDQGNRFNHEPERTRKLLLSRLEILKLNSLTRERGYSLVPLSIYLKGGWAKVELALVKGKKNYDKREDLKKKDAAREVERALRERQKV
- the rnr gene encoding ribonuclease R; amino-acid sequence: MKEHEILAFMREQAYHPMTVAELEAAFGIEDADAFKELVKTLNQLEDSGEVVRTRTNRYGVPEKMNLIRGRLQNHPKGFGFVIAEAPEQDDIYVHANDMNGALHGDTVLVRLEKISGGNRSEGRIIRVVERGITEVVGTFKDETHYAFVIPDEKRIGKDIFIPKEAYNGAVDGHKVVAKIVRYPEGRVNPEGEVTEILGHKNDPGVDILSIIRKFGLPEAFPADVLAEAEAAPDEISEEEIKGRRDLRDRVMVTIDGADAKDLDDAVSVEVLPNGNYRLGVHIADVSYYVRENSPLDQEAYRRGTSVYLVDRVIPMLPHRLSNGICSLNPKVDRLTISCDMEMDAEANVVGYDIFLSVIRTNERMTYSDIRKILEDNDEELIAKYEALVPMFRQMEKLARKRRAKRMQRGAIDFDFREAKIYVNEEGTPTDIGFRDRSIAESIIEEFMLAANETVAEHFHWMKQPFIYRVHEDPKEEKLLAFMEFITNFGYSVRGKGNTVHPRALQQLLEEVKGTPEEIIISTVLLRSMKQARYDAESLGHYGLATDFYTHFTSPIRRYPDLIVHRRIRESLEGELSEKRLAHWQEQMPLIADHSSQRERLAVDAERETDDLKKAEFMLERIGEEFEGVISGVTSFGMFVELPNTIEGLVHVSFLTDDYYHYHEKAYALIGERTGKQFRIGDVVQVRVSNVNVDERAIDFEVVGMKKSGGFRGRERGPKVIEGRGKERQDRRTKQERSAKKDQPQRRELHPAAFRKKRKESGAKTYKVNQNPEATGAKAGGEDVIRLGDTEQAAPREKAFWEDLVRSKKKKRKNVAGQAKRKRR
- a CDS encoding helix-turn-helix transcriptional regulator yields the protein MQQEKLIAWRKYHGLTQQDMAKLIGVDVRTYINKETGISQFKANEMFAIAERLGRKIDEIFLPTNFMKHEVEVGKTTA